The Pseudomonas sp. KU26590 genomic sequence CGACAAACACTCCGGCAAACCGGCGCTGATCCTGATTCCGGGCATCACCAGCCCGGCGATCACCTGGGGTTTCGTCGCCGAACGTCTGGGCCAGCATTTCGATACCTACGTGCTGGATGCACGCGGTCGCGGGCTTTCTTCCTCCGGCCCGGATCTGGATTACAGCGTCGACACCTGCGCCGATGACATCGGTGCGTTCGCCGCCGTCATGGGCATCGACAGCTATCACCTGGCCGGTCACTCGATGGGCGCGCGCTTTGCCGTTCGGGTCTCGGTTCGCTGTCCCCAGGGGCTGAGAAGCCTGGTGCTCATCGATCCGCCGGTGTCCGGTCCGGGGCGTCGTGAATACCCGGCCAAGCTGCCGTGGTACGTCGATTCGATCCGCCAGGCACAGCAGGGCATGAGCGCCGAAGACATGCGCGCGTTTTGCGCAACCTGGACCGAGGAGCAACTGCAGTTGCGCGCCGAGTGGCTGCACACCTGCTACGAACCCGCCATCGTCCGCGCCTTCAACGACTTCCATGACGTGGATTTCCATCAGGACCTGCCGAACCTTCCGGTCCCTGCCCTGCTCATCGTCGCTGAGCGCGGGGGTGTGATTCAGGCGGAAGACGAAGCCGAAATCCGACAGTTGCAACCGAACATGCTGATCGCGCGGGTGGAAAACGCCGGGCACATGATCCCGTGGGACAACCTGCCGGGGTTCTTTGCCGCGTTCGGGGATTTTCTGGGCACGCCGCTGACCTGAGGCAGATCACCGAACAGGCCTGAACCGGATTTATGTCAGGTGCTGGACCTGTAGGAGCGCGCTTGCCCGCGAAGGGATGCTACAGACACATCACCGCCAACTGACCCGGCGCGTTTCGCGGGCAAGCGCGCGCCTACAGGTGTCCTGCGTTGACAAGCATCTCCGTGCTCAGGCCCGGAGGCTGTT encodes the following:
- a CDS encoding alpha/beta fold hydrolase: MSTFIHGGNVQANGIRQHYLRYGGDKHSGKPALILIPGITSPAITWGFVAERLGQHFDTYVLDARGRGLSSSGPDLDYSVDTCADDIGAFAAVMGIDSYHLAGHSMGARFAVRVSVRCPQGLRSLVLIDPPVSGPGRREYPAKLPWYVDSIRQAQQGMSAEDMRAFCATWTEEQLQLRAEWLHTCYEPAIVRAFNDFHDVDFHQDLPNLPVPALLIVAERGGVIQAEDEAEIRQLQPNMLIARVENAGHMIPWDNLPGFFAAFGDFLGTPLT